A genomic segment from Bosea sp. OAE506 encodes:
- a CDS encoding PA2169 family four-helix-bundle protein, translating to MYHNHLAALHTAIIDAREGYSKAIEKAEDPDVLERLRAVDALHQAAHADIHRMLSTHGDKADDEGSLMGSVHKAVVTARSAILGLDDASLSAFASGEENTLEAYDEAIDETTNPADRTTLQRHREALASEVSKLNRQAQAGETAVI from the coding sequence ATGTATCACAACCATCTGGCTGCTCTACACACCGCCATAATCGATGCGCGTGAGGGCTATAGCAAAGCCATCGAGAAGGCTGAGGACCCCGATGTGCTTGAGCGACTGCGTGCTGTCGATGCCCTGCATCAGGCGGCTCATGCCGATATTCATCGGATGCTCTCCACTCATGGTGATAAGGCCGATGACGAAGGTTCGCTCATGGGCAGCGTTCACAAGGCGGTGGTGACGGCAAGATCGGCGATCCTCGGTTTGGACGACGCGTCACTGTCTGCATTCGCAAGCGGCGAAGAGAACACCTTAGAGGCGTATGACGAGGCGATCGACGAGACGACTAACCCGGCCGACCGCACAACTCTGCAGCGGCACCGCGAGGCGCTTGCGTCCGAAGTTTCGAAACTCAATCGCCAGGCCCAGGCCGGCGAAACGGCCGTCATTTGA
- a CDS encoding TRAP transporter large permease produces MVLAVICAIFFALALLGMPLVWALLLTTISTIWIFGQGYPLEAIFLSYLSSVEPLHLAAIPLFIFTGELITHGGVGKRLIDFARSLLAFMPGGLGVVTVSACTMFGSVSGSAVADSAAIGSIMVPRMAERGYPRAFAGALIAVAGTIGVLMPLSIPLLVYGFVGNVSIRELLVSGVFPAFTLAFALILLCIWKGRSLGCDLGGAMPSRAEIWKSFVAILPASGMPVVILGGILSGVFTPTEAASVAVFYGLVLALFVYREVKPRQVPEMLLHSFRTSAVVMLVVGATGALSWLITVEQIPANLAQAILAVSENKYVFLLLLNIALILVGIFLEPLPSLMLTAPLFIPTAKAFGIDPVHLGLIMVFNLVIGLYTPPVGGTLFVAAKIARVGMVAISRELIPMFAIALVVLFTVTYVEAIPMALVWFMRG; encoded by the coding sequence ATGGTTCTCGCCGTCATCTGCGCGATCTTTTTCGCGCTCGCGCTGCTCGGCATGCCGCTGGTCTGGGCGCTGCTGCTTACCACCATCTCGACGATCTGGATCTTCGGCCAGGGCTATCCGCTTGAGGCGATCTTCCTGTCCTACCTCTCCAGCGTCGAGCCGCTGCATCTGGCGGCTATCCCGCTCTTCATCTTCACCGGCGAACTCATCACCCATGGCGGCGTCGGCAAACGGCTGATCGACTTTGCCCGCTCGCTGCTCGCCTTCATGCCGGGCGGGCTCGGCGTCGTCACGGTGTCCGCCTGCACGATGTTCGGCTCGGTCTCGGGCTCGGCCGTCGCCGACTCCGCCGCGATCGGCTCGATCATGGTGCCGCGCATGGCCGAGCGCGGCTATCCGCGTGCTTTCGCCGGCGCGCTGATCGCGGTGGCCGGCACCATCGGCGTGCTGATGCCGCTGTCGATCCCGCTGCTCGTCTACGGCTTCGTCGGCAACGTCTCGATCCGCGAACTGCTCGTCTCTGGCGTTTTTCCGGCCTTCACCCTCGCCTTTGCACTCATCCTGCTCTGCATCTGGAAGGGCCGTTCGCTTGGTTGCGACCTCGGCGGTGCGATGCCTAGCCGGGCCGAGATCTGGAAGAGCTTCGTCGCGATCCTGCCAGCGTCCGGCATGCCGGTGGTGATCCTTGGCGGCATCCTGAGCGGCGTCTTCACACCCACAGAGGCTGCTTCAGTTGCGGTGTTCTATGGGCTCGTTTTGGCGCTATTCGTCTACCGCGAGGTCAAGCCGCGCCAGGTCCCGGAGATGCTGCTGCATTCCTTCCGCACCAGCGCGGTCGTCATGCTGGTCGTCGGCGCCACGGGCGCATTGTCTTGGCTGATCACGGTCGAACAGATTCCCGCTAATCTGGCGCAGGCGATACTGGCGGTCTCGGAGAACAAGTACGTCTTCCTCCTGCTGCTTAACATCGCGCTCATCCTGGTCGGCATCTTCCTTGAGCCGCTGCCCTCGCTGATGCTAACCGCCCCGCTCTTTATCCCGACGGCCAAGGCCTTCGGCATCGACCCGGTGCATCTCGGGCTCATCATGGTCTTCAACCTAGTGATCGGTCTCTACACGCCGCCCGTCGGCGGCACGCTTTTTGTCGCAGCCAAAATTGCGCGCGTCGGCATGGTCGCGATCTCCCGCGAGCTGATCCCGATGTTCGCGATCGCGCTCGTCGTCCTGTTCACCGTCACCTATGTCGAGGCGATCCCGATGGCTCTGGTCTGGTTCATGCGCGGATGA
- a CDS encoding FAD-dependent oxidoreductase yields the protein MTAGGAMTESPRPGAQRHDQMFPILSESEIARVAGFGMRRRYAAGVALFRTGEVGIGLLVLVSGRVAIARHDATGRGVPVADHGPGSIIGETAGLSGKPALVDGVAVEDSEAIVLDPADLRALLVADAMLGERITRALILRRVELIASGAGGPLLIAPADHPGRVALANFLSRNGLPFRALDPDIDQDARDLLTTIHPVVADYPLALLADGTVLRAPSERALAQALGMIGQADPSRIYDVAIVGAGPAGLAASVYAASEGLSVVVLDRRSFGGQAGASARIENYFGFPTGITGQALTARGFVQAQKFGVEIAIPTTITALTFGGAGGVNLLDAEDGRRYCARAVIVASGARYRRPPIGRLAEFDGRGVWYWASPIEAQFCSRQEVVLVGGGNSAGQAAVFLAQHATKVRMMVRGPGLADTMSRYLIDRIAADPRIELMPHTEIVSLDGDETGLRSLTWRDRMSGEETNAPIRNLFLFIGADPASDWLASCGMALDDKGFVMTDGSLETDLPGIFAIGDIRAGSVKRVGGAIGEGAAVVARIHAYLAHRRDEPSQPRRPSPNAPFEEAKPHKGEP from the coding sequence ATGACGGCAGGAGGCGCCATGACCGAGAGTCCACGACCGGGCGCACAGCGCCACGACCAGATGTTTCCGATCCTAAGCGAGAGCGAAATCGCTCGCGTGGCGGGCTTCGGCATGCGGCGACGCTACGCCGCCGGCGTTGCGCTATTTCGAACTGGCGAGGTCGGGATCGGGCTGCTCGTTCTCGTCAGCGGCCGTGTCGCAATCGCGCGCCATGACGCGACGGGCCGGGGAGTTCCCGTGGCGGACCACGGACCGGGCTCGATCATCGGCGAGACGGCTGGGTTGTCCGGCAAGCCGGCGCTGGTCGACGGCGTCGCCGTCGAGGACAGCGAGGCGATCGTACTCGACCCGGCCGACCTCCGTGCTTTGCTTGTCGCCGACGCGATGCTGGGCGAAAGGATCACCCGCGCGCTGATCTTGCGCCGAGTCGAGCTGATCGCCAGCGGCGCGGGCGGCCCGTTGCTGATTGCGCCGGCGGATCATCCGGGCCGGGTGGCGCTGGCCAACTTTCTCAGCCGCAACGGCCTGCCGTTCCGCGCGCTCGATCCCGACATTGATCAGGATGCCCGGGACCTCCTGACGACGATCCACCCCGTAGTAGCGGACTATCCCCTCGCGCTCCTCGCTGACGGCACGGTGCTCAGAGCGCCCTCCGAAAGAGCGCTCGCACAGGCGCTCGGCATGATCGGACAGGCCGACCCCTCGCGAATCTATGACGTCGCGATCGTCGGCGCCGGACCGGCCGGGCTCGCGGCCTCCGTCTATGCAGCCTCGGAAGGACTGTCGGTCGTGGTGCTTGATCGGCGCAGCTTCGGCGGCCAAGCCGGCGCGAGCGCTCGGATCGAGAACTATTTCGGCTTCCCGACCGGGATTACCGGGCAGGCCCTGACGGCGCGCGGCTTCGTGCAGGCGCAGAAATTCGGAGTCGAAATTGCAATTCCAACCACCATCACCGCGCTGACATTTGGCGGCGCAGGCGGCGTCAACCTGCTGGATGCCGAGGATGGCCGCCGCTATTGCGCGCGGGCGGTCATCGTCGCCTCGGGCGCGCGCTATCGCCGCCCGCCGATCGGCCGGCTCGCTGAATTCGACGGCCGTGGCGTTTGGTACTGGGCCTCGCCGATCGAGGCGCAGTTCTGCAGCCGGCAGGAGGTCGTGCTCGTCGGCGGTGGCAATTCGGCGGGCCAGGCGGCCGTCTTCCTAGCCCAGCATGCTACCAAGGTGAGGATGATGGTACGCGGACCTGGTCTCGCCGACACCATGTCGCGCTATCTGATCGACCGCATCGCCGCCGACCCACGGATCGAGCTCATGCCACACACCGAGATCGTGAGCCTCGACGGTGACGAGACCGGCTTGCGAAGCCTGACATGGCGCGACCGTATGTCGGGCGAAGAGACAAATGCGCCGATCCGCAACCTGTTTCTCTTCATCGGCGCGGACCCGGCTTCTGACTGGCTCGCTAGCTGTGGCATGGCGCTGGACGACAAGGGCTTCGTCATGACCGATGGTTCGCTCGAAACCGACCTTCCCGGCATCTTCGCGATCGGAGACATCCGCGCCGGATCAGTGAAGCGTGTCGGCGGCGCGATTGGAGAGGGCGCGGCTGTCGTCGCGCGGATCCACGCCTATCTGGCACATCGCAGGGATGAGCCGTCCCAGCCGCGCCGCCCTTCGCCGAACGCGCCATTTGAAGAAGCGAAACCGCACAAGGGCGAGCCATGA
- a CDS encoding isocitrate/isopropylmalate family dehydrogenase yields the protein MTSNSFHLAVMPGEGIGIEVMQAASAVLAAVEDRFGLSFRPEAIPGGAHHFRETGATLPKDGIERAGAADAILFGAMGWPDIRFPDGTEIAPQLDLRVAFSLYAGVRPIRAIPGVRLALADERAKSIDLVIVRESTEGMFASRGKGEIIDDREARDTQVITRATTEKLTEFCCGLARRRRESRGTPGRVTLVDKANVFLSFAFMRKVFYEAAANHPDIEARHHYVDAMALDLVRRPWDFDVLPMENLFGDILSDLGAGLIGGMGFAPSADIGAANGMFQPSHGTAPDIAGQGIANPTAMILSAALMLDWLGETRGSQAAVDAGRAIERSVDHAFGTLGLRSHDIGGSNGTVEIGRAVAELIRSGEADPQ from the coding sequence ATGACATCGAACTCGTTTCATCTCGCGGTGATGCCCGGCGAAGGCATCGGCATCGAAGTCATGCAAGCTGCCTCCGCCGTGCTTGCCGCCGTTGAGGACCGTTTCGGCTTGTCCTTCCGGCCCGAGGCAATTCCAGGCGGGGCTCATCATTTCCGCGAGACCGGCGCGACCCTGCCCAAGGACGGAATCGAACGCGCTGGCGCGGCCGATGCTATCTTGTTCGGTGCGATGGGCTGGCCCGACATCCGCTTTCCCGACGGCACAGAGATCGCCCCCCAACTCGACTTGCGTGTCGCCTTCTCGCTGTACGCTGGCGTGCGTCCGATCCGCGCTATCCCCGGTGTCAGGCTTGCGCTAGCCGACGAGCGTGCCAAGTCGATCGACCTCGTCATCGTCCGAGAATCGACCGAGGGTATGTTCGCCTCGCGCGGCAAGGGCGAGATCATCGACGACCGCGAGGCGCGCGACACGCAGGTCATCACCCGCGCGACGACGGAAAAGCTGACCGAGTTCTGCTGCGGGCTTGCCCGTCGACGACGCGAGAGCCGCGGTACACCGGGCCGTGTCACACTGGTCGATAAGGCCAACGTCTTCCTCTCCTTCGCGTTCATGCGGAAGGTCTTTTACGAGGCCGCGGCCAATCATCCCGACATCGAAGCGCGCCATCACTACGTCGATGCGATGGCGCTGGACCTCGTGCGCCGGCCCTGGGATTTCGATGTGCTGCCGATGGAGAACCTGTTCGGCGACATCCTATCGGATCTCGGCGCTGGCTTGATTGGCGGCATGGGCTTTGCGCCCTCAGCCGACATCGGCGCGGCCAACGGCATGTTCCAGCCGAGCCATGGCACCGCCCCCGATATCGCCGGACAGGGCATCGCCAACCCGACGGCGATGATCCTGTCGGCAGCGTTGATGCTCGATTGGCTTGGCGAGACACGCGGCAGTCAGGCAGCCGTCGATGCGGGCCGCGCCATCGAGCGAAGCGTTGATCATGCTTTCGGAACGCTCGGGCTGCGCAGCCACGACATCGGCGGCTCCAATGGAACTGTCGAGATTGGCCGAGCCGTTGCCGAGCTCATTCGCAGCGGCGAGGCAGATCCGCAATGA
- a CDS encoding Gfo/Idh/MocA family oxidoreductase — MTIAVAIAGCGYFSRFHQDAWSRMANVRVVGIADRDPQKREAALALFPQARAFAEAEAMLDETKPNLIDIVTPPQTHFDLVRAASRRKVAMICQKPLAPALLEARELVETAEEAGALLAVHENFRFMPWFLEAERLMTAGAVGTPLNISFRLRPGDGQGPDAYLSRQPYFQTMPRFLIHETGIHLIDVFRFLMGEITGVFARLRRINPVIAGEDAGLVIFDFASGAAGLFDGNRHVDHPSKDTRMTNGVLMVEGTQGVIRLDGFGRLFVRPRGGEEYEHAYDWEERGYGGDCVYRQSRHIIDHLLTGTPLVNSGRDYLRNLDIEEAIYRSAEEGRFITL, encoded by the coding sequence ATGACGATTGCGGTCGCCATCGCAGGCTGCGGTTATTTCAGCCGCTTCCATCAAGACGCATGGAGCCGGATGGCGAATGTGCGCGTCGTCGGCATCGCCGACCGCGACCCGCAGAAGCGTGAGGCCGCCTTGGCCCTGTTCCCGCAAGCACGTGCCTTCGCTGAAGCGGAAGCGATGCTGGACGAGACGAAGCCCAACCTGATCGACATCGTGACGCCGCCTCAGACCCATTTCGACCTCGTGCGGGCGGCGTCGAGACGCAAGGTGGCCATGATCTGCCAGAAGCCGCTGGCTCCAGCTTTGCTCGAGGCGCGGGAGCTGGTCGAGACGGCCGAAGAGGCCGGCGCGTTGCTCGCCGTGCACGAGAATTTCCGATTCATGCCCTGGTTCCTGGAGGCCGAGCGGCTGATGACGGCTGGGGCAGTTGGAACGCCGCTGAACATCAGCTTTCGCCTACGGCCTGGCGACGGCCAGGGCCCCGACGCCTATCTGTCGCGCCAGCCCTATTTCCAGACGATGCCGCGCTTCCTCATCCACGAAACCGGCATCCATCTAATCGATGTCTTCCGGTTCCTGATGGGGGAGATCACCGGCGTCTTTGCACGGCTGCGGCGGATCAACCCGGTCATCGCTGGCGAGGATGCAGGCCTGGTGATCTTTGATTTCGCTAGCGGCGCGGCGGGCCTGTTCGACGGCAATCGCCATGTTGATCATCCATCAAAGGACACGCGGATGACGAATGGCGTGCTGATGGTCGAGGGCACGCAGGGCGTGATCCGGCTCGACGGTTTCGGGAGACTCTTCGTCCGCCCACGCGGCGGGGAAGAATACGAGCACGCCTATGACTGGGAGGAGCGCGGCTATGGCGGTGACTGCGTCTACCGACAGTCGCGCCACATCATTGACCATCTGCTCACGGGCACGCCGCTCGTCAATTCCGGACGCGACTATCTCCGCAATCTCGACATCGAGGAGGCCATCTATCGGTCGGCCGAGGAGGGTCGCTTCATTACGCTCTAG
- a CDS encoding SMP-30/gluconolactonase/LRE family protein, producing MNPIALSEVSLLGEGLVRPECVLATKTGDLYTADWRGGVAHLKPDGTQALYTGTTADLPEGLRPNGIALEPDGSFLIANLGTEIGGIWRLTRDGQVTPILTEIDGQLIPPSNYVVRDREGRLWLTVSTRVKPRSLDYRLDSSTGFVAVLDERGARVAADGLGFTNECQISPDGGWLYVNETYGRRLSRLPIGRGAQLGTRQVVHEFGEGQFPDGLAFDAEGHIWIAGVISNQLLRIDLERRTVETMLSETDAEHVAWVERSFLANELGRPHMDNNPATKLRNLSSIAFGGHDLRTGYLGCLLGDHIAQIRLPVAGATPVHWHY from the coding sequence ATGAACCCCATCGCGCTTTCCGAAGTATCGCTGCTTGGCGAGGGGTTGGTCCGCCCAGAATGCGTTCTAGCGACGAAAACCGGCGACCTCTACACCGCCGACTGGCGTGGCGGAGTAGCGCATCTGAAGCCCGATGGCACCCAAGCCCTCTATACCGGCACGACAGCTGATCTTCCCGAGGGCCTGCGCCCCAACGGCATTGCGCTGGAGCCCGACGGTTCGTTCCTAATTGCCAATCTCGGCACGGAGATCGGCGGCATCTGGCGCCTGACACGGGACGGCCAAGTCACCCCGATCCTAACCGAGATCGACGGCCAGCTGATCCCGCCTTCCAACTACGTGGTGCGAGACCGGGAAGGGCGGCTCTGGCTGACAGTTTCGACGCGGGTGAAGCCACGTTCGCTGGACTATCGACTGGATTCATCGACCGGCTTCGTCGCGGTGCTCGACGAGCGCGGTGCGCGAGTGGCCGCTGATGGATTGGGCTTTACAAACGAATGCCAGATCTCTCCAGACGGAGGCTGGCTGTATGTCAACGAGACCTATGGCAGGCGCCTTAGCCGCTTACCGATCGGTCGCGGCGCCCAACTGGGAACAAGGCAAGTCGTGCACGAATTCGGCGAGGGCCAGTTTCCCGATGGTCTCGCTTTCGATGCTGAGGGCCATATTTGGATCGCGGGGGTGATCTCGAACCAGCTCCTACGGATCGATCTGGAGCGCCGCACTGTCGAGACTATGCTTAGCGAGACCGATGCCGAGCACGTCGCATGGGTAGAGCGGTCATTCCTAGCCAATGAACTGGGCCGCCCGCATATGGACAATAATCCCGCCACGAAGCTGCGCAACCTGTCGAGCATCGCCTTCGGTGGGCACGATCTTCGAACCGGCTATCTAGGTTGTCTGCTGGGTGACCATATCGCTCAGATTCGGCTACCGGTGGCAGGCGCTACACCAGTGCATTGGCACTATTGA
- a CDS encoding Y-family DNA polymerase: MTRSFALIDGNSFYCSCERVFDPKLRRRPVIVLSNNDGCAVARTAEAKALGIQMGAPMFTIRDLCRREGVVVFSSNYTLYGDMSRRMNTVYERFASDIEVYSIDESFLDMSPVAPGQREEMARDLRSTVSTWTGVPTCVGIGPTKTLAKLANKIAKSTPQLRGVCDLTSDEARSEWLPLVGLEDVWGIGRASQAKLAAFGCHTAADVAALTPKLARKSLTVVGERIIHELRGTPCIDLESVAPTRKGCAVTRSFAGRVESLDMMQEAIAAHATRLGEKLRHHGLATDHVTVFFHTSPHDRGPSRSVSTTVDFPEASNDTLALVRAAKWGVRRIWKYGYRYAKAGLMTVDLVPLEASQRALIGALDREKSGRLMEALDACNRKLGRGVVFPAAAGIARQKKAWVTKFEMRSPRYTTRLEEVPVIGRA, from the coding sequence ATGACCCGGTCCTTTGCCTTGATCGATGGGAACAGCTTCTACTGCTCCTGCGAGAGGGTTTTCGATCCGAAGTTGCGCCGCCGCCCTGTGATCGTGCTCTCGAACAACGATGGCTGCGCCGTCGCGCGCACGGCCGAGGCCAAGGCGCTCGGGATCCAAATGGGCGCGCCGATGTTCACGATCCGCGACCTCTGCAGGCGCGAGGGCGTGGTCGTGTTCTCATCAAACTACACGCTCTATGGCGACATGAGCCGCCGGATGAACACGGTCTATGAGCGGTTCGCGTCCGACATCGAGGTCTACTCGATCGACGAGAGCTTCCTCGACATGAGCCCGGTGGCACCCGGCCAGCGCGAGGAGATGGCACGGGACCTGCGCTCGACCGTATCGACCTGGACGGGCGTTCCCACCTGCGTCGGCATCGGTCCCACGAAGACCCTGGCCAAGCTGGCCAACAAGATCGCCAAGAGCACGCCACAGCTGCGCGGAGTCTGCGACCTCACCAGTGATGAGGCCCGGTCCGAATGGCTGCCGCTGGTGGGGCTCGAGGATGTCTGGGGCATCGGCCGCGCAAGCCAGGCCAAGCTTGCCGCCTTCGGCTGTCACACCGCCGCCGACGTCGCCGCGCTCACTCCCAAGCTCGCCCGTAAGAGCCTGACAGTCGTCGGCGAGCGCATCATCCATGAACTCCGGGGAACGCCTTGCATTGATCTGGAGAGCGTGGCGCCAACCCGGAAGGGCTGCGCCGTCACGCGAAGCTTCGCGGGCCGCGTCGAGAGCCTAGACATGATGCAGGAAGCCATTGCGGCTCATGCGACGAGGCTCGGCGAGAAGCTACGTCATCATGGTCTGGCGACGGACCACGTCACGGTCTTCTTTCACACATCGCCGCACGATCGCGGGCCCTCGCGCTCCGTCTCGACCACCGTCGATTTCCCCGAGGCGAGCAACGACACGCTCGCCCTTGTCCGCGCGGCCAAGTGGGGTGTCCGTCGGATCTGGAAGTATGGGTACCGCTACGCCAAGGCCGGGCTGATGACGGTCGACCTCGTGCCGCTGGAGGCCTCGCAGCGGGCATTGATCGGTGCCCTCGATCGGGAGAAGTCCGGCCGACTGATGGAAGCCTTGGACGCCTGCAACCGGAAGCTCGGACGAGGCGTTGTCTTCCCCGCGGCGGCAGGCATCGCTCGCCAGAAGAAGGCCTGGGTCACGAAATTCGAGATGCGGTCGCCGCGATACACGACGCGGCTGGAGGAAGTCCCCGTGATCGGGAGAGCGTGA
- a CDS encoding TRAP transporter substrate-binding protein has product MTNRRDLLKGSAAAGLAVTGFPSILQAQSAKVLRFSHTDTSVGARHQAAEMFAAAVEKYTQGRYKVQVYHSGQLANDAKSLDQLQIGGLDFAVTGVVTFTPHVKDLSLIALPYLAENYEQGWKLYDTSPFIAKQAAALPAKGMRVIGNWEAGFRSFTTNFPLNSPADAKGRKLRIAPVEMIRWIMESIGFSPVVMPVTEVYLGIQQNTVSGEENPIDTIFSQRFYEVAKYVTLSNHVYSPLWLAMGERAFKGMTASDQEGVMKAAKEAGDWNRREVRANDEKLLAEMTAKGAIIVKPDLAAWSKAAEGANERARKEFGAAAVDQMIGEAAAIRKAMG; this is encoded by the coding sequence ATGACCAACAGACGCGATCTTCTGAAGGGCTCGGCCGCCGCCGGACTCGCCGTCACGGGCTTTCCTTCCATCCTTCAGGCGCAGAGTGCCAAGGTCCTGCGGTTCAGCCATACCGATACGTCGGTTGGGGCACGTCATCAGGCGGCTGAGATGTTCGCCGCTGCGGTCGAGAAGTACACGCAGGGCCGCTATAAGGTACAGGTCTACCATTCGGGCCAGCTCGCCAACGACGCCAAATCGCTCGATCAGCTCCAGATCGGCGGACTCGATTTCGCCGTCACCGGCGTGGTCACCTTCACCCCGCACGTGAAGGACCTCTCGCTGATCGCGCTTCCCTATCTCGCTGAGAATTACGAGCAGGGCTGGAAGCTCTACGACACGTCGCCCTTCATCGCTAAACAGGCCGCAGCGCTGCCGGCGAAGGGCATGCGCGTGATCGGTAACTGGGAGGCGGGTTTCCGCAGCTTTACCACTAATTTTCCGCTGAACAGTCCAGCCGACGCCAAGGGCCGGAAATTGCGCATCGCGCCGGTGGAGATGATCCGTTGGATCATGGAATCGATCGGTTTTTCGCCAGTTGTGATGCCGGTAACCGAGGTCTATCTCGGCATCCAGCAGAACACGGTCTCGGGTGAGGAAAACCCGATCGACACGATTTTCTCCCAGCGCTTCTACGAGGTGGCCAAATACGTCACCCTGTCGAACCACGTCTATTCGCCGCTCTGGCTCGCCATGGGCGAGCGCGCCTTCAAGGGCATGACGGCTTCGGACCAGGAAGGCGTGATGAAGGCGGCCAAGGAGGCGGGCGACTGGAACCGTCGCGAGGTTCGCGCCAACGATGAGAAGCTTTTGGCCGAGATGACGGCCAAGGGCGCCATCATCGTCAAGCCGGATCTCGCCGCCTGGAGCAAGGCCGCCGAGGGCGCAAACGAGCGCGCCCGAAAGGAGTTCGGTGCAGCAGCCGTCGATCAGATGATCGGGGAGGCTGCCGCCATCCGCAAGGCGATGGGCTGA
- a CDS encoding GntR family transcriptional regulator: MKLKQAILDNRYPPGAQILESQIATEFEASRTPVREAFVRLQQEGLLEIVPRHGVRISALSPSDMREIYEILMSLEPTAVELLVARKPDRSELSGLVTACDDMEKALEGSQPDLVAWAMADERFHMSLAKLCGNRRLAAMILTVWDQAHRARMFTLSLRPLPLQSTAEHRAVVDAILAGDGERARDLYFAHRKRGGQELTTIIERHGIQRL, from the coding sequence CTGAAGCTGAAGCAGGCGATCCTCGACAACCGCTATCCTCCCGGCGCCCAGATCCTGGAGAGTCAGATCGCTACTGAATTCGAGGCTTCCCGGACGCCTGTGCGCGAAGCCTTCGTTCGCCTCCAACAAGAGGGATTGCTGGAGATCGTGCCGCGGCACGGGGTGCGGATTTCGGCGTTGTCGCCAAGCGATATGCGCGAAATCTACGAGATTCTCATGTCGCTTGAGCCAACGGCCGTCGAGCTGCTGGTGGCGCGTAAACCCGACCGCTCCGAGTTGTCCGGTCTTGTCACGGCCTGTGACGATATGGAGAAGGCACTTGAGGGTTCGCAGCCCGATCTCGTCGCCTGGGCCATGGCTGATGAGCGCTTCCATATGAGCCTGGCCAAACTATGCGGCAATAGGCGCTTGGCTGCGATGATCTTGACCGTCTGGGATCAGGCCCATCGCGCCCGGATGTTCACGCTGTCGTTGCGCCCCCTGCCACTGCAGTCGACTGCCGAACACCGTGCCGTCGTGGATGCGATCCTCGCCGGCGATGGCGAGCGAGCGCGCGACCTCTACTTCGCTCACCGCAAGCGCGGCGGCCAAGAACTGACGACAATCATCGAGCGCCACGGAATCCAGCGTCTATGA
- a CDS encoding TRAP transporter small permease, protein MATPDAGAADGSFYFYRPGRPEPAALRLLGDAIDVVVTGLAIMLLLVMFANVAARVLLNSDIAWNTEFGEFVLLWATFLGGASAARRGAHMRITEFVEAMPPAWTRVVELATRLGVITLLGFLVWYGWNIAQGTMEQEMTVLHWPMGAQYLAMPVGSGLALIYVIYEATLLARGEPIPQEAFMD, encoded by the coding sequence ATGGCAACGCCCGATGCCGGGGCCGCGGACGGGTCGTTCTATTTCTACCGTCCCGGCCGCCCTGAACCGGCAGCCTTGCGCCTGCTCGGCGACGCGATCGACGTCGTCGTCACCGGGCTCGCGATCATGCTGCTGCTGGTCATGTTTGCCAATGTCGCGGCTCGCGTGCTGCTCAATAGCGATATCGCTTGGAACACCGAATTCGGAGAGTTCGTGCTGCTCTGGGCTACCTTTCTGGGCGGCGCGTCGGCAGCGCGGCGCGGCGCTCATATGCGCATCACCGAGTTCGTCGAGGCGATGCCCCCTGCCTGGACACGTGTCGTTGAGCTCGCGACGCGCCTTGGTGTCATCACGCTGCTCGGCTTCCTGGTCTGGTACGGCTGGAACATCGCGCAGGGCACTATGGAGCAGGAGATGACGGTGCTGCACTGGCCGATGGGCGCGCAGTACCTCGCCATGCCCGTCGGCTCAGGCCTTGCGCTGATCTACGTCATCTACGAGGCGACCCTGCTGGCACGGGGCGAACCGATCCCTCAAGAAGCCTTCATGGACTAA
- the umuD gene encoding translesion error-prone DNA polymerase V autoproteolytic subunit → MQISPVVVGLPIYLPVYLKAVRAGFPSPADDYLDQPIDLTRTLIQNAPATFIMTVAGDSAIDVGIFDGSLITVDRSLVPKDGDAVVVDVNGERSIKVFRIVGGRSSLAFGNRRYPDYDPGPDAEIDVFGVVTNTVRRFRR, encoded by the coding sequence ATGCAAATTTCGCCGGTCGTCGTTGGCCTACCGATCTACCTGCCGGTCTATCTGAAGGCGGTACGGGCGGGCTTCCCAAGCCCGGCGGACGACTACCTGGACCAACCGATCGATCTAACCCGGACGCTCATTCAGAACGCCCCGGCGACCTTCATCATGACGGTGGCCGGAGATAGCGCGATCGACGTCGGCATCTTCGACGGCAGTCTGATCACGGTCGATCGAAGCCTAGTTCCCAAGGACGGCGACGCCGTCGTCGTCGACGTCAACGGAGAGCGCAGCATCAAGGTCTTCAGGATTGTCGGAGGACGATCCAGCCTCGCGTTCGGTAACCGACGCTACCCCGATTACGACCCTGGGCCGGATGCCGAGATCGACGTCTTCGGCGTCGTGACCAACACGGTCCGGCGCTTCCGCCGATGA